ACACCGACGAGCGGGCTCGAGGTGACGCGCCGAGTCGCGACGGTGGATGATTCGGTCGGCTCCGAGGTGGCGACGTGGATTGGGGCACTCGAGCCCTCGCTGCTCGCCTCGTTGCCGCTGCAGGTCGACGTCGAGGGTGGCTCGACGCCCGTCGTACTCGCCGCCGTCGTGACGTTCTTCGTGGCGACCGTCCTCGCCGTGCTCGTCACCTACCGGTTCATCGAGGGCTACCGGCGGACGCGGGCGCGTCCGATCCTGTTGCTCGCCGTCGGGATGTTCCTGCTCGCGCCGGCCCCGATGTTCGTCCGACTGCTCGCGGGGAACCTCGAGGCCGTACCGCTTGCAGCCCAGTTGCTGTTCACGACACTGTCCGAGCTGTGTGGGCTGCTGGTCATCCTCTATGCCGTCTACACAACCTGATCATGCTCGAATCCATCACCGCACTCGCGTCCGCCCTCACCGCAGTCGTGGGGCTGTTCGTCGCCCACCTCGCCTACCGGGGTTACCGGCGGAACGACAGCCCGACGATGCGTGCGCTCGCGATCGGGATCGTCTGCATCGCGGTGATTCCGTACCTGATTCTCTACCTCTTCGACCCCGTCCTCGGGCTCACCGACGCCCAGAGTCTCCTCGCGATCACGCTCTTTCACACCGCCGGACTGCTCGCGATCTACCGGACGTTCGATCGGTGATCGGAAGCGGTCGACTGTTGGCCGCGTTGCTCGAGGTCGCTTCGTCGAACCCAATGCGGTATCAGGAGTAGTGTCGACCGGGACGGCACGCTGCAGCGGTCCTCGCCAGCGTCGGCGAGTCGACCAGTACGCGTCGTTGCGTCGTCGGTTAGAGTTCTTCGATGCTGCCGTCGGCGTCGCGCTCGCGGAATACCTGTCCTTCGAACAGCGTGACGACGACGTCGTCGTCCTGCCAAGCCTTCGGCGGGAGGCCCGCCTTTCGACAGGTTCGATCGAGGTACTCTTCGGCGCTCCACCGGTTTTCGACCGGGACCGTCGGATAGAGCCAACCGCTCTTGCCGCCGCCGTCGACGGCGACGCCGTGGGTTCCGAGCTCGAGGTCGGCCAGCGGATCGTCGGTCAGGACGACGTTCCGGACGGCACAGACCGAGACGGTGAGATTCGGAAGCTCTGAGGGGG
Above is a window of Natronorubrum tibetense GA33 DNA encoding:
- a CDS encoding DUF7521 family protein; translation: MIGSINTPTSGLEVTRRVATVDDSVGSEVATWIGALEPSLLASLPLQVDVEGGSTPVVLAAVVTFFVATVLAVLVTYRFIEGYRRTRARPILLLAVGMFLLAPAPMFVRLLAGNLEAVPLAAQLLFTTLSELCGLLVILYAVYTT
- a CDS encoding DUF7521 family protein, whose amino-acid sequence is MLESITALASALTAVVGLFVAHLAYRGYRRNDSPTMRALAIGIVCIAVIPYLILYLFDPVLGLTDAQSLLAITLFHTAGLLAIYRTFDR
- a CDS encoding TIGR00296 family protein produces the protein MSQRQGVNLSYEDGARAVELARESVESFVQHGQREQPGSMREAFYERTGAFVRLESTRGRGSLRGCAGGYRSGEQLGHVIVDAAIEAASEDSCGSEVTPSELPNLTVSVCAVRNVVLTDDPLADLELGTHGVAVDGGGKSGWLYPTVPVENRWSAEEYLDRTCRKAGLPPKAWQDDDVVVTLFEGQVFRERDADGSIEEL